ATCTCACTTTCTTGTGGCATTGCACACAAGATATCATTATCATGTTGAGTAATAACTTGATCCAGACAATCAATGTATTGTAGATCAGGATCGTTATCTTCATGAAATAGGAGATTAAAATGGTTAACTGCCTCCTCAAAGATCTGCTCATCTCCATTGATCCATTGGCCTTCACTGTTAATGATCCTTTGAATGTTGAGTCTTCTTCTCTTCTCATTGAtaatggcatgaaaatatttggTATTAGCATCTCCTTCTTCTAGCCACCTGATATTAGCTTTTTGTTTGAGGATGGATTCATCAAATTTAAGCCATTTAGTATACTCTGCTTGTGCCTTGTGTGCCTGTTCTCTGTGATCATCAAGGTCATCATTAATATACTTTGTTTCCAGATTATGCATTTTGATCTCCCATTCTTTGACCAAATCAAAAACATTCCCAATATGCTCTTTGGACTATATGCTCAGTATCCTGCTCAGATTCTTGAGTTTTAGTTGAAACTTTCTCATGTTATTTCCTTGTACATCAATATTCCAAGCTTCCTGTACCACATTCTTGAATTCAGGTTGCTCAGTCCAGAATTGGAGGAACTTAAAATATTTGATGCCATGGAAATTGGAATTGGAGCATTTCACCAACATTGGAGTATGATCTGACCCGGTACTGGCCAAATGTTCAATGTCACTCCTAGAAAACATA
This portion of the Lycium ferocissimum isolate CSIRO_LF1 chromosome 1, AGI_CSIRO_Lferr_CH_V1, whole genome shotgun sequence genome encodes:
- the LOC132067197 gene encoding uncharacterized protein LOC132067197, with product MVDAGFTGLRFTWCNTRGKPHRIWKRLDRVFFNNQWTDMFSRSDIEHLASTGSDHTPMLVKCSNSNFHGIKYFKFLQFWTEQPEFKNVSKEHIGNVFDLVKEWEIKMHNLETKYINDDLDDHREQAHKAQAEYTKWLKFDESILKQKANIRWLEEGDANTKYFHAIINEKRRRLNIQRIINSEGQWINGDEQIFEEAVNHFNLLFHEDNDPDLQYIDCLDQVITQHDNDILCAMPQESEIRDAGFALSPSSALEMLVLP